The proteins below are encoded in one region of Chiloscyllium punctatum isolate Juve2018m chromosome 9, sChiPun1.3, whole genome shotgun sequence:
- the atm gene encoding serine-protein kinase ATM isoform X3, producing the protein MSLVLHDLYLCCCQLDNDKTTERKKEVDKFKRLIRTPEVIEQLDRNSESKHPKQLNWDAVFRFLQRYIQKETECLQAANPNVSATTQANRQKKMQEIGSIMKYFIRWANKRGPRLKCQDLLKHIMDTLQNKFSCAAYGTDYSSILLKDILSIRKYWCEISQQQWSDLMNLYFKMFLKPSNDTNRVLVARIIHTLVRGCCFQCEGLTSRLFEFFAKAMQNARQEQVFAVIENIMSALNVFLNVCVTNCRIRVCKLGEEVFPTLLCIWTQRRPQDSLKEEIIEFFRLQLRAHHPKGAKVPEKGAFAADWLKWQNLLYSLYDTIVSEVSHIGSRGKYSGGTRHVAVKDNLVDLAADICHQLFDQGTRVFVSSVTDVDSPQSPSHQGTPNKRRRVELGWEVVRDGLQKSQSDFDMVPWLQITTVLVAKYPSSVPRNELVLILNILHQILSQQRRGEKISYVLCCLREIAVCQSQKSNLSSAQKLDLQKLWTKIWAITLRSISSQQTEAESFRLLEAILHGNLTVPDKDFWKIFSSSTCQPSSSAVKCLSRALAKCTLPDKVDGVAEHYLITTGDRPQTLREAIMRWLLGYRADEDVEENVALPSVVCRDFPNQLISQILVVLTLKDCKAGMDFFHSPSPESVLAGKNPDPDAKDGTVFSETEHLFLQTTFDETLNYSSTDCITSK; encoded by the exons AAAGAAGTAGATAAATTTAAACGTCTTATTCGGACTCCAGAAGTCATTGAGCAGTTGGACCGAAACTCTGAATCAAAACATCCAAAACAGTTGAACTGGGATGCAGTTTTTAG GTTTCTTCAAAGGTACATCCAGAAAGAGACTGAATGTCTGCAAGCAGCCAACCCAAATGTATCAGCAACCACCCAAGCCAACCGACAGAAAAAAATGCAAGAAATTGGCAGTATTATGAAATATTTTATCCGATGGGCTAATAAAA GAGGACCACGGCTAAAGTGTCAGGACCTTCTGAAGCACATCATGGATACGCTGCAGAACAAATTTAGTTGTGCTGCTTATGGTACTGACTACAGCAGCATTCTGCTGAAGGACATCCTCTCAATTAGGAAGTACTGGTGTGAAATTTCCCAACAACAGTGGTCAG ATTTAATGAATTTATACTTCAAGATGTTTCTGAAACCGTCTAATGATACTAACCGGGTTCTTGTGGCCAGAATAATTCATACTCTTGTCAGAGGTTGCTGTTTCCAGTGCGAAGGACTGACCTCCAGACTGTTTGAGTTCTTTGCAAAGGCAATGCAGAATGCAAG acaagaacaagttttcGCTGTTATTGAAAACATCATGTCAGCTCTCAATGTCTTTCTCAATGTGTGCGTAACGAACTGTCGTATTCGGGTGTGTAAACTGGGTGAGGAGGTTTTTCCAACACTGCTTTGCATTTGGACACAGAGGCGTCCCCAGGATTCCCTCAAAGAAGAAATCATTGAATTCTTCCGATTACAGCTTCGAGCTCATCACCCGAAAGGTGCCAAAGTACCAGAGAAAG GTGCTTTTGCAGCTGACTGGTTGAAATGGCAAAACCTGCTTTATAGTCTTTATGATACAATTGTGAGTGAAGTGAGCCACATAGGAAGCAGAGGGAAATACTCAGGAGGGACGCGCCATGTTGCTGTCAAGGATAATTTAGTTGATCTGGCTGCTGATATCTGTCATCAG TTGTTTGATCAAGGTACCAGGGTGTTTGTGTCTTCAGTAACAGATGTTGATTCACCGCAAAGCCCTTCTCATCAGGGAACACCGAACAAACGTCGACGTGTTGAATTAGGATGGGAAGTGGTACGAGATGGGCTGCAAAAATCACAGAGTGATTTTGATATGGTACCTTG GTTACAAATCACTACAGTTCTGGTTGCAAAATATCCATCAAGTGTACCCCGCAATGAGCTTGTTCTTATTCTGAACATCTTGCACCAGATCCTCTCTCAGCAGAGACGTGGAGAGAAAATTTCTTATGTTCTTTGCTGTCTCCGTGAGATTGCTGTGTGCCAAAGTCAAAAGTCAAACTTGAGTAGTGCACAGAAATTAGACCTGCAGAAACTCTGGACCAAGATCTGGGCCATCACACTTCGGAGTATCAGCTCGCAGCAGACTGAGGCTGAAAGCTTTCGGCTGCTAGAGGCTATTCTTCATGGAAACCTGACTGTTCCAGACAAGGATTTCTGGAAAATCTTTTCATCCTCCACGTGCCAACCATCCAG CTCTGCAGTTAAATGTCTGTCACGAGCATTGGCAAAATGCACTTTACCAGACAAAGTGGATGGTGTAGCTGAACATTATCTAATAACTACGGGTGACAGACCACAGACGCTCAGAGAAGCAATAATGAGGTGGCTACTGGGATACCGAGCAGATGAAGATGTTGAAGAAAATGTGGCGCTTCCATCTGTTGTCTGCAG GGATTTTCCAAATCAGCTTATTTCTCAAATATTGGTTGTTCTGACGCTGAAGGACTGCAAAGCAGGGATGGATTTTTTTCACTCACCTTCGCCAGAGAG TGTATTAGCAGGTAAAAACCCAGATCCAGATGCCAAAGATGGCACAGTTTTTTCAGAAACTGAACACCTTTTCCTGCAAACGACATTTGATGAAACTCTAAACTACAGTAGCACTGATTGTATCACTTCAAAATAA